The window CATCCGTTATGTAAGTTGGAAGAGTATCCATGGATAATGATGTCAAGCCACCAAATGAATTGCTTCTCTTCAAACTGCTCTTGCTTGTAGAGCTCTAATGATAGGAAAGTGAAAACTTACAGTACACACGTCTGAGGAATTTTAAAAGACTTCAAAGAAGACCTCAAATAgcaatttaattttattttatttgacctAAAACCTCAAATAAGAATTTAATGCTaaatttacaaaacaaaaaaagcaatgaaagtGAAACCAACCAGCGGTTGGTCTGTGCTGCTTCTGCTCTGACGTGGCTGCAGAGTAGATGTGCGCAGTTTGAATGGTTGGCAGAGGGTAacttctctcttttctgccGTTTCCATCAGCTTTCTCTGGAAGGCCTGGTACAGCTTATCAAAGTCTGGGACCTGAGCATTGATCACTGGTTGGAAGGATGACCTCTGCTCTAAAAAGCCAAGTACTCTGCTCTTGGTCCTCTGGGCAGTGCGTGTCTGCTGGCCATCAGCTCTGGGCGCCTGGCTCTGGATGGGGGCTGAAGAGGCCCTGAGGGTCTCCTGAGCCCTCGCTTGAATGCGGATCTTCCTCTTCTGCTCCTCCTCTGTGACATTAATTGAGGATTAGAAGTTCTGAAGGTAAAGCTTTGCAATAAATGAGCTTTATTTTACCTTAAATGCTGTTGATCTGCCAGGACAGGTTagcaaaattcaggctttattATATATGTCATTTAGTGTCAGAAATCATATAAAAATCCAATTTGAGattacagctgtatgcaaaggtttgggcaccactttatctttatttttgaaGTGATGAAGTAAACACAACCACTGCAGCAAACGACTTTATAAATGGCTTACAGATCACAATTTTAATGGTCCAAAATGTCATTATGAAGCATATTAAGAAACTGGAAGTGTGGAGGTtaagtcaaaacaacaaaaaggtcAAGGCAAAGCTCTCAGATGGAACTGCTTGTATGCtggccaaaaagacaaagcaAAAACCCCCAAATGACAGCAAAGAATCTGCAGGAAGGTTTATGTGAGTCAGAAGTGGTAGGAATGGTGGTGCTCTGTTGTACTGTGCCGTGCATTTTGCACAAACATAATTTTGCATGGAAAAGTTTTCATAAGGAAACCTTATATGCAACCTCATCACAAATGTCATTATGTGCACAAAGTGtgcaaaacaacatctagaTATGCCAGAGATGTTATGGAAGCAAGTGATGTGGACTGGTGAAGCAAAAACAGAATGCTTTGGCTACAATCACTAAAGTTATGTTTAGGGAAAAAGgaagcagcatttgatgaaaagaacccAATGTCAAGTGTTAAGTGGGCAGATCTATTGTGCTTTGTgttgtgtggcagccagtggcacaggAAACACTGCACAAGTAAGGGAAGAATTAATTCCACTAAATATCGGCGTTAGATATCTGTTGGCTGTCCAAACTGTTACACAATACAATTGCTTTTTATTTCTTATGTTGATCAAATTTAAactaaatcataaaaaaaatcatttaaatggcCAAGGctacccaaacatttgcatacactTGTACATAACACCTCAACACACAAATGACTGATGATttatgcagtttgcacagtgctaattggtggagtaAAGTTGtgcattacttattagctacattataCTCATGGCTGTGGAAGCTAAcgtcagacaccaaatatgcTATAGCTGATGGTCTACAAGGTAAAGGGAAACTGTGTGAATTTGATCTTCattgaactattcctttaaaaaagGAGGCTGATTACTACTTACAGAAAAATTAATAGGAAGCATAGACTAACAGTTTTACAGCTGACTTACTTCTTACAAATCTTTTGCTTATAAGCTCTGgctacaaataataataaataggcTACAGATGTGGCAAAAGTGCTGACTCTTAATCTGTGGTGATAAAATTGTATGAGGAGGACCTTTTAAATGTTCAGAGATGGCTGGATCTGTTACTGCCTTGGGTATAGCTTTCCTCCTTCCAGCAAACTTGCTGTTTTCACACTGTTTATCAGTGGCTTTCTCCTGCTTTGGCCTCTCTTTCATCCGCTCTCTCTGGTGGAAAGTAAAGGGTCTCTGCATGGATAAGAGGAACTCTTTCCTCTGCTGTCGTCCCTCCTGCCTCATCCGTTTCTGCTCACTGACAATATTATCATAAAGGGACATGAAGACATGCTCAGGAACAGGTGCTACACGGAACTGTTTCTGACACTCGGCCCAGTCTATTTCCTCTTTGTCAAATATGGCTTGCTGGGACTCTTTGACCTGGAGAAGAGCTTGCCACTGGCTCCCACGTGTCTGGGGCATAACTGGATCGAAAGACTTCCCCAGGTTCATCTTGGTACTTAGGTCAGGTGTGGAGGAAGATCTCTTTGGTCTATTAAACCTTTAGGTTCAGAGAGACAACATCATTACCACATAATAAGCACAATCTGAACTTTCAGTGGCATGTTTAAAAGGTACTGTGGGGTCCAGAAGTCTGAA is drawn from Pygocentrus nattereri isolate fPygNat1 chromosome 10, fPygNat1.pri, whole genome shotgun sequence and contains these coding sequences:
- the fam161b gene encoding protein FAM161B isoform X2, which produces MAFLPVEDSMSEKSIAQRGMMGISEKLHSLSENRESSEIFLEQHLEFLKATHRQQLQQIELQHQAGLESRILQNSLLSENRDTSRKTSGPQEPPSSDGNSVKNRGGTYMFNRPKRSSSTPDLSTKMNLGKSFDPVMPQTRGSQWQALLQVKESQQAIFDKEEIDWAECQKQFRVAPVPEHVFMSLYDNIVSEQKRMRQEGRQQRKEFLLSMQRPFTFHQRERMKERPKQEKATDKQCENSKFAGRRKAIPKAVTDPAISEHLKEEEQKRKIRIQARAQETLRASSAPIQSQAPRADGQQTRTAQRTKSRVLGFLEQRSSFQPVINAQVPDFDKLYQAFQRKLMETAEKREVTLCQPFKLRTSTLQPRQSRSSTDQPLSSTSKSSLKRSNSFGGLTSLSMDTLPTYITDAARKRSMAIRKSLELRDSKEQENAEWMKQHQMNSQAMSRAVAARAKAMDPHKSLKEVYQEKLKQHRHADQERVKDYKRELREMKARVTARPYLFEQVSQKNAKSDAERRYRTTLEQAGLDENFVRSKGANDESQTSKNKDTDSDSDGEQHSSETDIQQREGSREDSGQSEEGTEESMKTKEEDVC
- the fam161b gene encoding protein FAM161B isoform X3, with the protein product MSEKSIAQRGMMGISEKLHSLSENRESSEIFLEQHLEFLKATHRQQLQQIELQHQAGLESRILQNSLLSENRDTSRKTSGPQEPPSSDGNSVKNRGGTYMFNRPKRSSSTPDLSTKMNLGKSFDPVMPQTRGSQWQALLQVKESQQAIFDKEEIDWAECQKQFRVAPVPEHVFMSLYDNIVSEQKRMRQEGRQQRKEFLLSMQRPFTFHQRERMKERPKQEKATDKQCENSKFAGRRKAIPKAVTDPAISEHLKEEEQKRKIRIQARAQETLRASSAPIQSQAPRADGQQTRTAQRTKSRVLGFLEQRSSFQPVINAQVPDFDKLYQAFQRKLMETAEKREVTLCQPFKLRTSTLQPRQSRSSTDQPLSSTSKSSLKRSNSFGGLTSLSMDTLPTYITDAARKRSMAIRKSLELRDSKEQENAEWMKQHQMNSQAMSRAVAARAKAMDPHKSLKEVYQEKLKQHRHADQERVKDYKRELREMKARVTARPYLFEQVSQKNAKSDAERRYRTTLEQAGLDENFVRSKGANDESQTSKNKDTDSDSDGEQHSSETDIQQREGSREDSGQSEEGTEESMKTKEEDVC